The Cryptomeria japonica chromosome 6, Sugi_1.0, whole genome shotgun sequence genomic interval TGAGAACAAAGAATATATGAATTTGTACTACATTTTAATTACCGGACTTTGAAACAGGCATCCGGGAAATGCTCCTTGTTTGAACCTCACCAAATTTGGAAGAGCAAAATCGTTTTCATGTCCGGCCTTCAAAACCCTGGGGCAATAACGACAACGCGGAGACGCCCCGTCAGAAGATCGCAACGACCACAGAAAGGGCAACCCGATGTCCTCCACTGCCAACGCCAATTCCCTTATCTGTTCCGCCGACAGAAACGACTCGCTTCCGAAGGCTACAAACACAACCGACGACGGCCGTTGCTTGTCGAGCCACTGTACCAGGTAATCACCGGACGTATCCTCCCTTGCCGGGCCGGCTTCAGGCAGCATTAATGGACCAATGGAAATCACTGGCTTTCCCGTGAGATGGTTTAGGTATTCCAGATACTTGCCCTCCTCTTCAAAGCAAGACTATATCACTATTCCACACGACCGCTGACAACAAGCCCACACGCGGTTGGCGAAAGAAACAAAGTTGCTCAACATGAGGCGCGCTTCCAACAGCCTCCACGAGATGATAGGTTCGGGATAGCCGCTTGGGGGTGGCATCAAATCCTCCGCCTTCAAGTCTCTGCTGTTCCCTGCCCGCTTGCAATGGCCCAGAATATAAGCGAATGCAGCCGGACTGTAGACAGAGAAGGCAAAGCTCGGGATTTTCACCTGGGAGGCCACGGTCGCAGCCCATGGCGCTATGACGTCGTATACCAATAAATTTGGCGAAAGGCGCCGCAAAAGACTCTCAAACGGCTTGTCCAGTTGATCGAATGCGCTGTGAAGGAGATGGGCTGATTCTGGTTTAATGTCTGCTGTGCACTCGACGCCAGGGGCCAGTCCGTCTACAGATGGCAATGGCAACTCCAGCAGGTGGATGGGTTCCTCCTGCAAGCGAGATCTGATTCGGGATATATTGACAGGGGTCGATACGATCCAGACTTCTTCTTCCCCACGGCTTGCCAAGGCTTTGGAAAGATTTATGAAAGGATTAATGTGACCTTGTGCCAACCACGGCAGCATCACTACCTGAAGTTGTTTCTCTTCTCCCATACTTGCATTCAGGTTTCTGCACACAGTTTCTGTGTGATCTGTTCGCTTAATAACCTATTTCAACTTCTTACGCACCTAACTGTCAAATGTTCGACATTGTTCTCAGGTTTCGAACTaaagagacaaagaaagaggtAGTTGAATGTAAGGAATGTTTTATCAGGCTTAATTCATAGATTTGACTCGAGTACCATTAATTGTATTATTAAGAGAATGGTTAAAAAAAACTATGAACAATTTACATAGCATTTATTGCAGTCTTATTGACTTGAAGAGCTGCCCCCGATCTAATTTATCCGATCAACGGTCCAACCTGCTCAAGACGGTATGCAAGACAATTGGGAGAATCGTGTGCGTACACTGCATTTtgctatttctttttcttttgcaccGTCATTTGCGTGCTCCTCGGTACTGTTGTCCGCTCTCTTTTTGTGGCGGTCTCCCCAGTCAATATTTGTTCTCCTCTACTTTCGTGTCTCCTCTATGTTGCACTCATCTGAACGGTTAGATTTTACTCTTTTTCGATGAATTGTTTTCGTCCACGCAATTACGTCAAATTATTTCCGTATTACAATGTCTGTATTCAAATCACGGATAAATCACAGCAAACTTGGGTTTCCGCGTTAATGCAAAATATTGGTGCACAGACAGACAAAATTCAATGTTAATTAGCCGATAGGCTTCTATTGCGAGCTTGCTCGCGTACGGAAGCTCGGCAATTCTGTCTGACGCCTGAAAACCAGGTAATATGTAGATCTCTCTGCTTGTCGATGTCTGAAACAACTGTTAAACAATTTTTAGACAAATCAAAACACTGCATAAGTATCAGGTGTGAAAACGAGTCACCTCACCAGCATCACTTCTCACATCTACTCTCTTAATGAGAAATCTTCTTTCACTGACAAAAATCTTTTTCCCCATCTAATCTGTGTCAGCATAAAATATCTCAATTATCTTGTCAGTGAAATTCGCCAAAAAAAAATCCGGATACAATACCTTAGCAGTGTATGCGTCTCAATCTGCTTAATCGAATTCTTTTGTCCTACCTTGAATAGCTGTCCTCGCAGTAAATGCAGCGTCAAGTGCACCGTTTCTTATTTATTGCTCGCCACCATTTACAGAATAGACTAGTGTAAATGAGTGTTGTTGGTTGTTGTAGTGGTTTGCATTTTCCGCCCTTTGATCACTGCCAAACTCTACCCTTTTTTCCAGCAAACTATGCCCATTTTTCTCCAAGGGCTGGAATTACGAACTTAAAGTGGTCTCTGGGTCCAAACTGTGTCCATCTCTCTAAAGCCTAAATTGCGTCAATTGACAGAAATTTCAAGACAGATCGTGAAGTTGGAGAAATTTCAAGACAGATCGTGAAATTTCACAACACAATTGCAGTTCAGTTTTCTTGGTCTAGATGACTACCCAAATCCACAACAAGAACCGTCATCTTTCATTGAATCGTAGTCTACAGATTTTATCAACAATGGGCGTGTTGATTTAGAGTCAACCACGATTGCTTAAGATTTGTTCTCTTCAACtgtaattttttttccttttaaatgatttaattttgtACCAGTTTCAGATTTGACCTGAAAAATCTTGTTTACAGTTTTCAAAGATTCTATCGAGTTCTCGAATCCCATGAATGTTACTCAGTCCAAAAATTTGCTTAAGGAACAATAGTCCAAGGTACTAGGAAAATTGCAgtgaaaaatatcttttaattatGAAGAGTTTCTTTAAATTCATCTCGATTTCATGTAAGTTTGTGAAGCATGTAAATTTTAAGTTGGTAAAGGAGAACCATGGGCTTTGCTTGAGATATTCGCTTTGCTCTGTAATTTTTAGCGTACTAGTTGTGCTCATAGCTTTTGTTTTTAGAGTTTGAGCATCGACATTTAAGAAATATAGGGCTTTAGAATGAGAATTCGCAAATGTTTAGGGCTGGCATGACAATATGGGCGACCATTCCAGTTATCTGCGTAGTAGCAAGGCTTATTCACGTACTTAGCGTTCACAATAGTTTATCAGTTATATTGGAGTGGTTTCTCTTACGGATTACCTAGGTTAATAGGTCAGTTGTAGAGAATTGGGAACCTAAAAATCGAACTTGTTCAGATGAGAAACGCTTAAGTGTAACCTCGTCTCTTTTTTCAAAAGACCCAATTATGGGAACTTAAATCGCTTCCTGAGTCCACAACTCCAATTGCCCTTGCACAATATTCACCTAAGGTATTTATTTTTGCAAAATTTCTTCTCTTTTCAGTGTCTGCAATGGACTGGATgagaattattttgaattttgagcCTTTTCTTAATGTGATCTATTCATCAGCTTCACAATTTTAGAATCACTTTCCAAATATAGTTCTGTTTGGCATTTCTGAGTTGTTTTCTGCTATACATATGGTAGATTGTAGATTTATAGTTTATCTGACATTCTCAACTCTAATGTTTCAGCGtttaggaattttgttatgtttgcTTACTCCATTATTGTTTTAAGGAGCTTTTAAATTTGTTAGTTGCATGATATTCAGCTAAAGAACCCCTTATTTTGTAGCTCCTTCATTCATATCAATTGGCCAACAAATACACAGTAACATTCTAAGTGTTCATTCATTCAATTTACTTCTGGTATCTAGACATCATCATATGTCTCAGCATTTCTGTTTCCCAAActttatttctattttgaatattaaattatTGCATATGTTGGGGCATCTGGATTTTGTATAGTTTCGAAATCTTTTCTTTAAGATTTAGCAAGAAAGGATAAACTATTTCTTGAAATAATTACCAGGATTTTTAAGTACTTACATTGGATTATATTTTGTTTGTAATCAATACCATTGTGTGACTGTTCACATTTCTAAGATCAATCTACTCATTATCATGGGATTTACATAGACAAGTTTGAGGGAGGCATCTTTTTGAGTTTTGACCTAGAGCTAGCTTTTTTAGCAGTATCTTAATTGTGGTCACCAATCTTTGTCCCCTCCTTATctcatttttttctctttctttaaagATAGCTCTCCACCATCTTGATTGGGGAAACCCTCTTTGCTGGTTTCCAAGGGTGAGGCTATTGGAGTTTTACTATTTGGAGGGGATATTCCAATACCTCCTGCAAGTAGGTGCAATCCTCAAGTTATGTGGACAAATTCCCTTGGTGATTGGTGCATATCTTCCATTAGACGTTTTTCCATAGTTGAACTTAATTTCAGTTGTACTAATAACTGAATGTTAGGCAATTCATGTATAACCCCTTACCCCTTAGAAAATTTATTCATGAATTAGCTTAGATTTTAGCTATCCTGATGAATAAGTATAAACATTTGGTCTTAAGCATTACCAACTCAAGGTAAAAAATATTAGTTGTGAAGGCATGCACATAGAAGGCGGCGTATCAAAATTTGCAAGCATGTATTGTATGTGGTTTTTTTCAATGCATTTGTTTCATTCATTTATGTCTACATAATTTGCTTTTTTAAGAATTTGATGATCCAAATATTTATGTGCTAAAGCCTTCGAGATATTTTAGGATTGAAATTTGGTAGGTGAGGGTTTAATCCCTTTAGATATCTCAGTTATCTTTAGTTAGGAAGTGGTGTCAATAATGAGACTCACACACACTTAACTTGAATGCAGGTAAAGGTaggctccttgtctcattcttgatcttttCTCTCATTGACGTATTGCCTCtttctccctatttgttgcaatctctTCAGCTGTTAGAACCTTCCTTTACCTCTTCctacattgatttgatcccatggctccaccaaattttgaattcaaatcgatctccttaccaaatcgacaataagacaaaaaaagagaatgattaatcaaaacattctttttGCAGATCGTAActatcaggcaatgattgaaaaatcattcaatca includes:
- the LOC131036237 gene encoding anthocyanidin-3-O-glucoside rhamnosyltransferase-like; the encoded protein is MGEEKQLQVVMLPWLAQGHINPFINLSKALASRGEEEVWIVSTPVNISRIRSRLQEEPIHLLELPLPSVDGLAPGVECTADIKPESAHLLHSAFDQLDKPFESLLRRLSPNLLVYDVIAPWAATVASQVKIPSFAFSVYSPAAFAYILGHCKRAGNSRDLKAEDLMPPPSGYPEPIISWRLLEARLMLSNFVSFANRVWACCQRSCGIVI